A genomic region of Serinus canaria isolate serCan28SL12 chromosome 1A, serCan2020, whole genome shotgun sequence contains the following coding sequences:
- the DCLRE1C gene encoding protein artemis isoform X4 produces the protein MFLFEGENGTVLYTGDFRLAKGEAARMELLHSGTRVKDIQSVYLDTTFCDPKFYHIPSREECLNGILELVRSWTSLSHNHVVWLNCKAAYGYEYLFINLSEELGIKVHTNKLDMFRNMPEILCHVTTDQRTQIHACRHPREDDCFRGNRLPCGMTYLNGTPVHVISIKPSTMWFGERKKKTNVIVRTGERTYRACFSFHSSYSEIKDFLSYICPVNVYPNVLPMGGTEDKVLEILKPLCRSYRRIMEPRYKPLGTLKRAHKRELSDTDEDDLFESELISTRPKIPKWQRGESRPSSTGQAENSEGNINESTESYKGTTTYTSFKVDFVDCEESNDDDDDDDDDDEEEPEKNTVQFLSHEPNATSTANFSGVTSDQQESNASVPCWDEFFTGNKLEESSENEDNLPSSADAGGSQSLFSDSDGVSDSTHISSVNSSQSTHISEQGSQGWDSQMDTVLITSQERSALDLSTGGSRAVFPVLQESPRDTQLDSSRGKPPGQDRLCAHDGACGLESKGCEKAAEDGTAHIQDVLAEISDSSRTPDLELRRDSQSSSDFEIPLTPGAEAPQPDKLHYLYKKLAAGENIITEKKV, from the exons GTTTCTGTTTGAAGGTGAGAATGGCACTGTGTTGTACACAGGAGATTTCAGGCTTGcaaaaggagaagcagccagAATGGAGCTTTTGCATTCAGGGACCAG GGTAAAAGACATCCAGAGTGTGTATTTGGACACTACTTTTTGTGATCCCAAATTTTATCACATACCAAGTCGG GAGGAATGTTTAAATGGGATCTTGGAGTTAGTACGAAGCTGGACCTCACTGTCCCATAATCATGTTGTGTGGCTGAACTGCAAAGCTGCTTATGGATATGAGTATTTATTCATAAACCTCAGTGAGGAACTCGGAATCAAG GTGCACACAAACAAACTTGATATGTTCAGGAACATGCCAGAAATCCTGTGCCATGTTACCACAGACCAGCGCACGCAGATTCACGCCTGTCGACATCCTCGG GAAGATGACTGCTTCCGAGGGAACAGACTGCCCTGTGGGATGACTTATCTCAATGGAACTCCCGTGCATGTAATCAGCATCAAGCCCTCCACAATGTGgtttggggaaaggaaaaagaaaaccaatgtCATAGTGAG GACTGGGGAAAGAACGTACAGAGCTTGTTTCTCTTTCCACTCTTCATACAGCGAG ATCAAGGATTTCCTGAGCTATATCTGTCCTGTGAACGTGTATCCCAATGTACTGCCAATGGGTGGGACAGAGGACAAAGTTCTGGAAAT ATTAAAGCCATTATGCAGGTCATACAGGAGAATCATGGAACCCAGGTACAAGCCCTTAGGAACCCTGAAGAGAGCCCACAAGAGAGAATTATCTGATACAG ATGAAGATGATCTCTTTGAGTCGGAATTAATTTCTACAAGGCCTAAGATTCCAAAatggcagagaggagagagcaggCCCTCCAGCACAGGACAGGCTGAAAACTCTGAAGGAAACATTAATGAGAGCACAGAAAGTTACAAAGGGACTACAACTTACACCTCCTTCAAGGTAGACTTTGTGGACTGTGAAGAATcaaatgatgatgatgacgatgatgatgatgatgacgaagaagaacctgaaaaaaatacagttcaaTTTCTTTCCCATGAGCCAAATGCCACTTCCACAGCCAATTTCAGTGGAGTAACTAGTGACCAGCAGGAGTCTAATGCCAGTGTCCCTTGCTGGGATGAATTTTTTACAGGTAATAAACTAGAAGAAAGCTCTGAAAATGAGGACAACCTCCCATCTTCAGCAGATGCTGGTGGGTCCCAGTCACTCTTCAGTGATTCAGATGGAGTAAGTGACTCAACACACATCTCCTCAGTCAATTCTTCTCAGTCAACACACATATCAGAGCaggggagccagggctgggacagccaaATGGACACAGTGCTCATCACCTCCCAGGAGAGAAGTGCCCTGGACCTCAGCacaggtgggagcagagcagtgtttcctgtgctgcaggagagtCCCAGGGATACTcagctggacagcagcagggggaAGCCACCAGGTCAGGACAGACTTTGTGCCCACGATGGTGCCTGTGGCTTggaaagcaaaggctgtgagaaagctgcagaagaTGGCACTGCCCACATTCAGGATGTGCTGGCAGAAATAAGTGACAGCTCCCGGACTCCTGATCTGGAGCTGAGGAGGGactcccagagctcctctgaCTTTGAAATTCCCTTGACTCCTGGTGCTGAAGCACCTCAGCCAGATAAACTGCACTATTTATACAAGAAGCTTGCAGCAGGTGAAAACATAATCACTGAGAAAAAAGTTTGA
- the DCLRE1C gene encoding protein artemis isoform X1: MSTLKNTYLWFLSPHSLKVKLYCSPVTKELLLTNWKYKFWENHIVALEVETPTQISLEDETSGEKEDVVVTLLPAGHCPGSVMFLFEGENGTVLYTGDFRLAKGEAARMELLHSGTRVKDIQSVYLDTTFCDPKFYHIPSREECLNGILELVRSWTSLSHNHVVWLNCKAAYGYEYLFINLSEELGIKVHTNKLDMFRNMPEILCHVTTDQRTQIHACRHPREDDCFRGNRLPCGMTYLNGTPVHVISIKPSTMWFGERKKKTNVIVRTGERTYRACFSFHSSYSEIKDFLSYICPVNVYPNVLPMGGTEDKVLEILKPLCRSYRRIMEPRYKPLGTLKRAHKRELSDTDEDDLFESELISTRPKIPKWQRGESRPSSTGQAENSEGNINESTESYKGTTTYTSFKVDFVDCEESNDDDDDDDDDDEEEPEKNTVQFLSHEPNATSTANFSGVTSDQQESNASVPCWDEFFTGNKLEESSENEDNLPSSADAGGSQSLFSDSDGVSDSTHISSVNSSQSTHISEQGSQGWDSQMDTVLITSQERSALDLSTGGSRAVFPVLQESPRDTQLDSSRGKPPGQDRLCAHDGACGLESKGCEKAAEDGTAHIQDVLAEISDSSRTPDLELRRDSQSSSDFEIPLTPGAEAPQPDKLHYLYKKLAAGENIITEKKV, from the exons ATGTCTACTTTAAAAAACACTTATCTGTGGTTTTTGTCTCCTCACAGCTTGAAAGTTAAACTGTACTGCTCACCTGTAACTAAGGAATTGTTGTTGACTAACTGGAAATACAAGTTTTGGGAGAATCATATT GTTGCATTGGAAGTTGAAACACCAACTCAGATTTCTTTAGAAGATGAAACATCTGGTGAA AAAGAAGATGTAGTGGTGACACTTCTGCCAGCTGGTCACTGTCCAGGTTCAGTCAT GTTTCTGTTTGAAGGTGAGAATGGCACTGTGTTGTACACAGGAGATTTCAGGCTTGcaaaaggagaagcagccagAATGGAGCTTTTGCATTCAGGGACCAG GGTAAAAGACATCCAGAGTGTGTATTTGGACACTACTTTTTGTGATCCCAAATTTTATCACATACCAAGTCGG GAGGAATGTTTAAATGGGATCTTGGAGTTAGTACGAAGCTGGACCTCACTGTCCCATAATCATGTTGTGTGGCTGAACTGCAAAGCTGCTTATGGATATGAGTATTTATTCATAAACCTCAGTGAGGAACTCGGAATCAAG GTGCACACAAACAAACTTGATATGTTCAGGAACATGCCAGAAATCCTGTGCCATGTTACCACAGACCAGCGCACGCAGATTCACGCCTGTCGACATCCTCGG GAAGATGACTGCTTCCGAGGGAACAGACTGCCCTGTGGGATGACTTATCTCAATGGAACTCCCGTGCATGTAATCAGCATCAAGCCCTCCACAATGTGgtttggggaaaggaaaaagaaaaccaatgtCATAGTGAG GACTGGGGAAAGAACGTACAGAGCTTGTTTCTCTTTCCACTCTTCATACAGCGAG ATCAAGGATTTCCTGAGCTATATCTGTCCTGTGAACGTGTATCCCAATGTACTGCCAATGGGTGGGACAGAGGACAAAGTTCTGGAAAT ATTAAAGCCATTATGCAGGTCATACAGGAGAATCATGGAACCCAGGTACAAGCCCTTAGGAACCCTGAAGAGAGCCCACAAGAGAGAATTATCTGATACAG ATGAAGATGATCTCTTTGAGTCGGAATTAATTTCTACAAGGCCTAAGATTCCAAAatggcagagaggagagagcaggCCCTCCAGCACAGGACAGGCTGAAAACTCTGAAGGAAACATTAATGAGAGCACAGAAAGTTACAAAGGGACTACAACTTACACCTCCTTCAAGGTAGACTTTGTGGACTGTGAAGAATcaaatgatgatgatgacgatgatgatgatgatgacgaagaagaacctgaaaaaaatacagttcaaTTTCTTTCCCATGAGCCAAATGCCACTTCCACAGCCAATTTCAGTGGAGTAACTAGTGACCAGCAGGAGTCTAATGCCAGTGTCCCTTGCTGGGATGAATTTTTTACAGGTAATAAACTAGAAGAAAGCTCTGAAAATGAGGACAACCTCCCATCTTCAGCAGATGCTGGTGGGTCCCAGTCACTCTTCAGTGATTCAGATGGAGTAAGTGACTCAACACACATCTCCTCAGTCAATTCTTCTCAGTCAACACACATATCAGAGCaggggagccagggctgggacagccaaATGGACACAGTGCTCATCACCTCCCAGGAGAGAAGTGCCCTGGACCTCAGCacaggtgggagcagagcagtgtttcctgtgctgcaggagagtCCCAGGGATACTcagctggacagcagcagggggaAGCCACCAGGTCAGGACAGACTTTGTGCCCACGATGGTGCCTGTGGCTTggaaagcaaaggctgtgagaaagctgcagaagaTGGCACTGCCCACATTCAGGATGTGCTGGCAGAAATAAGTGACAGCTCCCGGACTCCTGATCTGGAGCTGAGGAGGGactcccagagctcctctgaCTTTGAAATTCCCTTGACTCCTGGTGCTGAAGCACCTCAGCCAGATAAACTGCACTATTTATACAAGAAGCTTGCAGCAGGTGAAAACATAATCACTGAGAAAAAAGTTTGA
- the DCLRE1C gene encoding protein artemis isoform X2 has product MGLKVKLYCSPVTKELLLTNWKYKFWENHIVALEVETPTQISLEDETSGEKEDVVVTLLPAGHCPGSVMFLFEGENGTVLYTGDFRLAKGEAARMELLHSGTRVKDIQSVYLDTTFCDPKFYHIPSREECLNGILELVRSWTSLSHNHVVWLNCKAAYGYEYLFINLSEELGIKVHTNKLDMFRNMPEILCHVTTDQRTQIHACRHPREDDCFRGNRLPCGMTYLNGTPVHVISIKPSTMWFGERKKKTNVIVRTGERTYRACFSFHSSYSEIKDFLSYICPVNVYPNVLPMGGTEDKVLEILKPLCRSYRRIMEPRYKPLGTLKRAHKRELSDTDEDDLFESELISTRPKIPKWQRGESRPSSTGQAENSEGNINESTESYKGTTTYTSFKVDFVDCEESNDDDDDDDDDDEEEPEKNTVQFLSHEPNATSTANFSGVTSDQQESNASVPCWDEFFTGNKLEESSENEDNLPSSADAGGSQSLFSDSDGVSDSTHISSVNSSQSTHISEQGSQGWDSQMDTVLITSQERSALDLSTGGSRAVFPVLQESPRDTQLDSSRGKPPGQDRLCAHDGACGLESKGCEKAAEDGTAHIQDVLAEISDSSRTPDLELRRDSQSSSDFEIPLTPGAEAPQPDKLHYLYKKLAAGENIITEKKV; this is encoded by the exons ATGGG CTTGAAAGTTAAACTGTACTGCTCACCTGTAACTAAGGAATTGTTGTTGACTAACTGGAAATACAAGTTTTGGGAGAATCATATT GTTGCATTGGAAGTTGAAACACCAACTCAGATTTCTTTAGAAGATGAAACATCTGGTGAA AAAGAAGATGTAGTGGTGACACTTCTGCCAGCTGGTCACTGTCCAGGTTCAGTCAT GTTTCTGTTTGAAGGTGAGAATGGCACTGTGTTGTACACAGGAGATTTCAGGCTTGcaaaaggagaagcagccagAATGGAGCTTTTGCATTCAGGGACCAG GGTAAAAGACATCCAGAGTGTGTATTTGGACACTACTTTTTGTGATCCCAAATTTTATCACATACCAAGTCGG GAGGAATGTTTAAATGGGATCTTGGAGTTAGTACGAAGCTGGACCTCACTGTCCCATAATCATGTTGTGTGGCTGAACTGCAAAGCTGCTTATGGATATGAGTATTTATTCATAAACCTCAGTGAGGAACTCGGAATCAAG GTGCACACAAACAAACTTGATATGTTCAGGAACATGCCAGAAATCCTGTGCCATGTTACCACAGACCAGCGCACGCAGATTCACGCCTGTCGACATCCTCGG GAAGATGACTGCTTCCGAGGGAACAGACTGCCCTGTGGGATGACTTATCTCAATGGAACTCCCGTGCATGTAATCAGCATCAAGCCCTCCACAATGTGgtttggggaaaggaaaaagaaaaccaatgtCATAGTGAG GACTGGGGAAAGAACGTACAGAGCTTGTTTCTCTTTCCACTCTTCATACAGCGAG ATCAAGGATTTCCTGAGCTATATCTGTCCTGTGAACGTGTATCCCAATGTACTGCCAATGGGTGGGACAGAGGACAAAGTTCTGGAAAT ATTAAAGCCATTATGCAGGTCATACAGGAGAATCATGGAACCCAGGTACAAGCCCTTAGGAACCCTGAAGAGAGCCCACAAGAGAGAATTATCTGATACAG ATGAAGATGATCTCTTTGAGTCGGAATTAATTTCTACAAGGCCTAAGATTCCAAAatggcagagaggagagagcaggCCCTCCAGCACAGGACAGGCTGAAAACTCTGAAGGAAACATTAATGAGAGCACAGAAAGTTACAAAGGGACTACAACTTACACCTCCTTCAAGGTAGACTTTGTGGACTGTGAAGAATcaaatgatgatgatgacgatgatgatgatgatgacgaagaagaacctgaaaaaaatacagttcaaTTTCTTTCCCATGAGCCAAATGCCACTTCCACAGCCAATTTCAGTGGAGTAACTAGTGACCAGCAGGAGTCTAATGCCAGTGTCCCTTGCTGGGATGAATTTTTTACAGGTAATAAACTAGAAGAAAGCTCTGAAAATGAGGACAACCTCCCATCTTCAGCAGATGCTGGTGGGTCCCAGTCACTCTTCAGTGATTCAGATGGAGTAAGTGACTCAACACACATCTCCTCAGTCAATTCTTCTCAGTCAACACACATATCAGAGCaggggagccagggctgggacagccaaATGGACACAGTGCTCATCACCTCCCAGGAGAGAAGTGCCCTGGACCTCAGCacaggtgggagcagagcagtgtttcctgtgctgcaggagagtCCCAGGGATACTcagctggacagcagcagggggaAGCCACCAGGTCAGGACAGACTTTGTGCCCACGATGGTGCCTGTGGCTTggaaagcaaaggctgtgagaaagctgcagaagaTGGCACTGCCCACATTCAGGATGTGCTGGCAGAAATAAGTGACAGCTCCCGGACTCCTGATCTGGAGCTGAGGAGGGactcccagagctcctctgaCTTTGAAATTCCCTTGACTCCTGGTGCTGAAGCACCTCAGCCAGATAAACTGCACTATTTATACAAGAAGCTTGCAGCAGGTGAAAACATAATCACTGAGAAAAAAGTTTGA
- the DCLRE1C gene encoding protein artemis isoform X3: protein MFLFEGENGTVLYTGDFRLAKGEAARMELLHSGTRVKDIQSVYLDTTFCDPKFYHIPSREECLNGILELVRSWTSLSHNHVVWLNCKAAYGYEYLFINLSEELGIKVHTNKLDMFRNMPEILCHVTTDQRTQIHACRHPREDDCFRGNRLPCGMTYLNGTPVHVISIKPSTMWFGERKKKTNVIVRTGERTYRACFSFHSSYSEIKDFLSYICPVNVYPNVLPMGGTEDKVLEILKPLCRSYRRIMEPRYKPLGTLKRAHKRELSDTDEDDLFESELISTRPKIPKWQRGESRPSSTGQAENSEGNINESTESYKGTTTYTSFKVDFVDCEESNDDDDDDDDDDEEEPEKNTVQFLSHEPNATSTANFSGVTSDQQESNASVPCWDEFFTGNKLEESSENEDNLPSSADAGGSQSLFSDSDGVSDSTHISSVNSSQSTHISEQGSQGWDSQMDTVLITSQERSALDLSTGGSRAVFPVLQESPRDTQLDSSRGKPPGQDRLCAHDGACGLESKGCEKAAEDGTAHIQDVLAEISDSSRTPDLELRRDSQSSSDFEIPLTPGAEAPQPDKLHYLYKKLAAGENIITEKKV, encoded by the exons AT GTTTCTGTTTGAAGGTGAGAATGGCACTGTGTTGTACACAGGAGATTTCAGGCTTGcaaaaggagaagcagccagAATGGAGCTTTTGCATTCAGGGACCAG GGTAAAAGACATCCAGAGTGTGTATTTGGACACTACTTTTTGTGATCCCAAATTTTATCACATACCAAGTCGG GAGGAATGTTTAAATGGGATCTTGGAGTTAGTACGAAGCTGGACCTCACTGTCCCATAATCATGTTGTGTGGCTGAACTGCAAAGCTGCTTATGGATATGAGTATTTATTCATAAACCTCAGTGAGGAACTCGGAATCAAG GTGCACACAAACAAACTTGATATGTTCAGGAACATGCCAGAAATCCTGTGCCATGTTACCACAGACCAGCGCACGCAGATTCACGCCTGTCGACATCCTCGG GAAGATGACTGCTTCCGAGGGAACAGACTGCCCTGTGGGATGACTTATCTCAATGGAACTCCCGTGCATGTAATCAGCATCAAGCCCTCCACAATGTGgtttggggaaaggaaaaagaaaaccaatgtCATAGTGAG GACTGGGGAAAGAACGTACAGAGCTTGTTTCTCTTTCCACTCTTCATACAGCGAG ATCAAGGATTTCCTGAGCTATATCTGTCCTGTGAACGTGTATCCCAATGTACTGCCAATGGGTGGGACAGAGGACAAAGTTCTGGAAAT ATTAAAGCCATTATGCAGGTCATACAGGAGAATCATGGAACCCAGGTACAAGCCCTTAGGAACCCTGAAGAGAGCCCACAAGAGAGAATTATCTGATACAG ATGAAGATGATCTCTTTGAGTCGGAATTAATTTCTACAAGGCCTAAGATTCCAAAatggcagagaggagagagcaggCCCTCCAGCACAGGACAGGCTGAAAACTCTGAAGGAAACATTAATGAGAGCACAGAAAGTTACAAAGGGACTACAACTTACACCTCCTTCAAGGTAGACTTTGTGGACTGTGAAGAATcaaatgatgatgatgacgatgatgatgatgatgacgaagaagaacctgaaaaaaatacagttcaaTTTCTTTCCCATGAGCCAAATGCCACTTCCACAGCCAATTTCAGTGGAGTAACTAGTGACCAGCAGGAGTCTAATGCCAGTGTCCCTTGCTGGGATGAATTTTTTACAGGTAATAAACTAGAAGAAAGCTCTGAAAATGAGGACAACCTCCCATCTTCAGCAGATGCTGGTGGGTCCCAGTCACTCTTCAGTGATTCAGATGGAGTAAGTGACTCAACACACATCTCCTCAGTCAATTCTTCTCAGTCAACACACATATCAGAGCaggggagccagggctgggacagccaaATGGACACAGTGCTCATCACCTCCCAGGAGAGAAGTGCCCTGGACCTCAGCacaggtgggagcagagcagtgtttcctgtgctgcaggagagtCCCAGGGATACTcagctggacagcagcagggggaAGCCACCAGGTCAGGACAGACTTTGTGCCCACGATGGTGCCTGTGGCTTggaaagcaaaggctgtgagaaagctgcagaagaTGGCACTGCCCACATTCAGGATGTGCTGGCAGAAATAAGTGACAGCTCCCGGACTCCTGATCTGGAGCTGAGGAGGGactcccagagctcctctgaCTTTGAAATTCCCTTGACTCCTGGTGCTGAAGCACCTCAGCCAGATAAACTGCACTATTTATACAAGAAGCTTGCAGCAGGTGAAAACATAATCACTGAGAAAAAAGTTTGA
- the MEIG1 gene encoding meiosis expressed gene 1 protein homolog isoform X1 — MRRETLPAGPHPCGSATGRRPARAGCRGRSGRWTAPGTPVDRHCELMVTQEEPDLPTCVEEKPSLGESSMSSKQVLNTNDMKKPKVSEVMTKADIKPKSMHRAKIWSDDVENLYRFQQAGYRDEVEYKQVKQVDEVECWPETGFVKKLQRRDNTFYYYNRQRECEDKDVRKVKIYVY; from the exons ATGCGGCGGGAGACGCTCCCGGCGGGCCCTCACCCTTGTGGCAGTGCGACAGGAAGAAGGCCCGCGCGCGCAGGTTGTCGCGGTCGAAGCGGTCGATGGACAGCGCCGG GAACGCCTGTGGACAGGCACTGTGAATTAATGGTGACTCAAGAAGAGCCAGACCTACCCACATGTGTTGAAGAAAAACCTTCATTAGGTGAATCCAGCATGTCCAGTAAACAAGTACTTAACACTAATGACAT GAAGAAGCCTAAAGTTTCTGAAGTCATGACTAAAGCTGACATTAAACCAAAATCTATGCATCGTGCCAAAATATGGTCAGATGATGTAGAGAACTTATACAGATTTCAGCAAGCTGGATACAGAGATGAGGTGGAATATAAACAAGTAAAACAAGTTGATGAG GTAGAGTGCTGGCCAGAAACTGGATTTGTTAAGAAACTCCAGAGAAGGGACAATACATTCTATTATTACAACAGGCAAAGAGAATGCGAAGACAAAGATGTCCGTAAAGTGAAAATTTATGTGTATTAG
- the MEIG1 gene encoding meiosis expressed gene 1 protein homolog isoform X2, translated as MRRETLPAGPHPCGSATGRRPARAGTPVDRHCELMVTQEEPDLPTCVEEKPSLGESSMSSKQVLNTNDMKKPKVSEVMTKADIKPKSMHRAKIWSDDVENLYRFQQAGYRDEVEYKQVKQVDEVECWPETGFVKKLQRRDNTFYYYNRQRECEDKDVRKVKIYVY; from the exons ATGCGGCGGGAGACGCTCCCGGCGGGCCCTCACCCTTGTGGCAGTGCGACAGGAAGAAGGCCCGCGCGCGCAG GAACGCCTGTGGACAGGCACTGTGAATTAATGGTGACTCAAGAAGAGCCAGACCTACCCACATGTGTTGAAGAAAAACCTTCATTAGGTGAATCCAGCATGTCCAGTAAACAAGTACTTAACACTAATGACAT GAAGAAGCCTAAAGTTTCTGAAGTCATGACTAAAGCTGACATTAAACCAAAATCTATGCATCGTGCCAAAATATGGTCAGATGATGTAGAGAACTTATACAGATTTCAGCAAGCTGGATACAGAGATGAGGTGGAATATAAACAAGTAAAACAAGTTGATGAG GTAGAGTGCTGGCCAGAAACTGGATTTGTTAAGAAACTCCAGAGAAGGGACAATACATTCTATTATTACAACAGGCAAAGAGAATGCGAAGACAAAGATGTCCGTAAAGTGAAAATTTATGTGTATTAG
- the MEIG1 gene encoding meiosis expressed gene 1 protein homolog isoform X3: protein MVTQEEPDLPTCVEEKPSLGESSMSSKQVLNTNDMKKPKVSEVMTKADIKPKSMHRAKIWSDDVENLYRFQQAGYRDEVEYKQVKQVDEVECWPETGFVKKLQRRDNTFYYYNRQRECEDKDVRKVKIYVY from the exons ATGGTGACTCAAGAAGAGCCAGACCTACCCACATGTGTTGAAGAAAAACCTTCATTAGGTGAATCCAGCATGTCCAGTAAACAAGTACTTAACACTAATGACAT GAAGAAGCCTAAAGTTTCTGAAGTCATGACTAAAGCTGACATTAAACCAAAATCTATGCATCGTGCCAAAATATGGTCAGATGATGTAGAGAACTTATACAGATTTCAGCAAGCTGGATACAGAGATGAGGTGGAATATAAACAAGTAAAACAAGTTGATGAG GTAGAGTGCTGGCCAGAAACTGGATTTGTTAAGAAACTCCAGAGAAGGGACAATACATTCTATTATTACAACAGGCAAAGAGAATGCGAAGACAAAGATGTCCGTAAAGTGAAAATTTATGTGTATTAG
- the MEIG1 gene encoding meiosis expressed gene 1 protein homolog isoform X4: MTKADIKPKSMHRAKIWSDDVENLYRFQQAGYRDEVEYKQVKQVDEVECWPETGFVKKLQRRDNTFYYYNRQRECEDKDVRKVKIYVY, encoded by the exons ATGACTAAAGCTGACATTAAACCAAAATCTATGCATCGTGCCAAAATATGGTCAGATGATGTAGAGAACTTATACAGATTTCAGCAAGCTGGATACAGAGATGAGGTGGAATATAAACAAGTAAAACAAGTTGATGAG GTAGAGTGCTGGCCAGAAACTGGATTTGTTAAGAAACTCCAGAGAAGGGACAATACATTCTATTATTACAACAGGCAAAGAGAATGCGAAGACAAAGATGTCCGTAAAGTGAAAATTTATGTGTATTAG